The following proteins are co-located in the Dromiciops gliroides isolate mDroGli1 chromosome 2, mDroGli1.pri, whole genome shotgun sequence genome:
- the DUT gene encoding deoxyuridine 5'-triphosphate nucleotidohydrolase, mitochondrial isoform X2 has protein sequence MLLQGLKRFFRRSLSYSRPGCGESIMPCSEATPAAVSPSKRPRSEQHQETPVRLRFARLSEHATAPSKGSARAAGYDLYSAYDYTIPAMEKALVKTDIQISLPPGCYGRVAPRSGLAAKHFIDVGAGVIDEDYRGNVGVVLFNFGKETFEVKKGDRIAQLICERVFYPELEEVQGLDDTERGSGGFGSTGQN, from the exons ATGCTGCTCCAGGGCCTCAAGCGGTTCTTCCGCAGGTCTCTCAGCTACTCCAGACCAGGATGCGGGGAATCTA TCATGCCCTGCTCCGAAGCGACCCCCGCAGCAGTCTCCCCCAGCAAGAGGCCTCGGTCTGAGCAGCACCAGGAGACCCCCGTGCGCCTCCGCTTCGCGCGCCTCTCGGAGCACGCTACGGCCCCATCCAAGGGGTCGGCGCGGGCTGCGGGCTATGATCTCTACAG TGCCTATGATTATACAATACCGGCCATGGAGAAAGCCCTTGTGAAAACAGACATTcagatctctctccctcctgggtGTTATGGTAGAGTTG CTCCACGTTCTGGCTTGGCTGCAAAACATTTCATAGATGTAGGAG CTGGTGTCATAGATGAAGATTACAGAGGAAATGTTGGTGTTGTTCTATTTAACTTTGGCAAAGAAACATTTGAAG tgaAGAAAGGTGATCGGATTGCACAGCTGATTTGTGAACGGGTTTTTTATCCAGAACTTGAAGAAGTCCAA ggcctAGATGACACTGAACGTGGATCAGGAGGTTTTGGTTCTACTGGTCAGAACTAA
- the DUT gene encoding deoxyuridine 5'-triphosphate nucleotidohydrolase, mitochondrial isoform X1, whose product MPCSEATPAAVSPSKRPRSEQHQETPVRLRFARLSEHATAPSKGSARAAGYDLYSAYDYTIPAMEKALVKTDIQISLPPGCYGRVAPRSGLAAKHFIDVGAGVIDEDYRGNVGVVLFNFGKETFEVKKGDRIAQLICERVFYPELEEVQGLDDTERGSGGFGSTGQN is encoded by the exons ATGCCCTGCTCCGAAGCGACCCCCGCAGCAGTCTCCCCCAGCAAGAGGCCTCGGTCTGAGCAGCACCAGGAGACCCCCGTGCGCCTCCGCTTCGCGCGCCTCTCGGAGCACGCTACGGCCCCATCCAAGGGGTCGGCGCGGGCTGCGGGCTATGATCTCTACAG TGCCTATGATTATACAATACCGGCCATGGAGAAAGCCCTTGTGAAAACAGACATTcagatctctctccctcctgggtGTTATGGTAGAGTTG CTCCACGTTCTGGCTTGGCTGCAAAACATTTCATAGATGTAGGAG CTGGTGTCATAGATGAAGATTACAGAGGAAATGTTGGTGTTGTTCTATTTAACTTTGGCAAAGAAACATTTGAAG tgaAGAAAGGTGATCGGATTGCACAGCTGATTTGTGAACGGGTTTTTTATCCAGAACTTGAAGAAGTCCAA ggcctAGATGACACTGAACGTGGATCAGGAGGTTTTGGTTCTACTGGTCAGAACTAA